A stretch of DNA from Rhodospirillaceae bacterium:
GACGACCTGCTGGCGGCGGCCGGCGCCGAGAATGTCGATTTCCCGCTCAAGACGGCCTGCTGCGGCGGCGCCCACACGCTCTCGGACAGCGACATCTCGACCAAGCTGGTGCTGAACATCCTCGAAGCCGCCGAAGCCGCGGGCGCCGACGTGATCGCCACGGAATGCCCGACCTGCCATTCCGGGCTCGAAATGCACCAGATCCGGGCCGAAAAGCGGCTCGGCCGGAAAACGACGGTGAAAATCCTCTATTTCACCCAGCTGCTCGGCGTCGCGCTGGGCCTCAGTCCGCGCAAGGTCGGCGTGCACGAGAATGTCTCCGACTCGCGCGGTTTCCTCAAGGAAAAGGGCCTGGCATGATGCCGTTCGCCGACATCGAGGCGGCGCTCGACGGCTTCGATCCCGCTGCCGCGGAGCCGGCCGGCCGGTTGCTCGGCCTGGCCGAGGCTGTCCTCGATAACTGGGCCGAAGCGCGCGGCGAAACCCCGACCGTCGAAGAGCGCGAGGGCTTCCGCCTGCTCGCCCTGCACCGCCAGGGTGCGCGCGGCGAGCCCAGCTTCAACGCCTGCCGCGAGACCTGCCGCGAGATCGCCTTCCACGCCAACCTGCTGCGCCTGGAGCCGGATCATGCCGAATCCGCCCGCCGCGCCGCGATGATGGCGATGCTGGTGCGCCATCTGCTGCTGTTCGTTTCGGGCAAGATGCAGGTTGCGGGGCTGGGTGAATTTTGCTGTTCATCGCGCACGCTGCGCGCACTCGACCGGGATTCCGCCGCAGCGCCCGACCATCGGCCCGAACGACAGAGGGTTGCCTGAGCCATGCCGACAGTCCGCGGATGCCATCTGCCCGACGACCTGCTCTACGACGTGCCGAACCATATCTGGTTCACCGAAACCGGCGACGGCAACCTGCGTCTCGGCATGACCAGCGTGGCGACGGCAATGGCCGGCAACCTGGTCGCCTTCACGCCGAAGAAGGTCGGGCGTTCGGTCAAGGCGGGCCGGTCCTGCGCCACCGTCGAATCCGGCAAATGGGTCGGCCCGGCCAAGTCGGCGGCCGGCGGCGAGGTCGTCGAGGTCAACGAGGCGCTGGTCGAGGAGCCCAGCCTGGCGAACCAGGATCCGTACAGCGCCTGGATGGTCGTGCTCCGGCCCGATGACTGGGAGGGCGTGAAGCCGACCCTGACGCCGGGTGCCGACGTCGCAGCGCCCTACGAGGCCAAGATGGACGAGGACGGCTTCGCCGGCTGCGAGTGAGGCGCCGCCTTACGGCCGCGAGACGCCCGCCAGCGGCCGGGTCGACAGGCAGCCGGCCAGGATATCGAGCCGGTTGACATCGAATTCGCGCCACAGGCCGGGCAGCGCCGGGGCGTCGCCGTCGCCAGCGTCGTGCCAGGCGTGCAGGAACGGATCGAGCCAGGGCCGCAGTTCGCCGGTGCGCAGGTCACCCGGCGTCCAGCCGGCCAGCCCCGCCGCCTTCATGAAGGCCGCTTCGTCCGCCGCGTCGGCCGCCAGTTCCAGCAGACGGTTCAGCCGCTCCACGTCCTCGCGCAACAAAGCCGCCCGGAAATAGCTCGGGTCTCCGGCCAGTTCCGCCGTTACGGCGTCGATCACGGCTTGTCTGCTCATGGCGATCCGGGTGCTTCGGCCGGAGCGGCAATATTCCGGCGCGTCCGGAAGACGGGCTGCGGCCTGCCTTCCGGCAGTTGGGAGTGCCAGTCCGCCTCAATCGGCCGACCTATTCCTCGAATAACCTTGCAATTCTGCCATCCGATGGCGGATTTGCAAGGCAGAGGAACCGCCCATGCCCGAATCCCTTCCCGCCCATGCGCCGGTCGTCGTTATCGGCGGCGGCATCATGGGCTGCTCGACGCTGTACCATCTGGCGCAGATGGGCGTTGGCGACGCCATCCTGCTGGAGCGCAACCGGCTGACATCGGGCACGACCTGGCATTCCGCGGCCCAGGTGCGGGCGTTGCGCCAGTCGCGCAACCTCACCCGGCTGATCCAATACTCGGTGGACCTCTATTCCCGGCTCGAAGCGGAAACCGGCCAGAGCGTCGGCTGGATTCAGGAAGGCTCCCTGTCGATCGCCACGACGCCGGACCGGCTGACCCACATCCGGCGCCAGGCCGCGCTCGCCCGGGCCTACGGCATCGCGGCGCACGAGATCGGCGCCGGGGAGGCCAAGGAGCGCTGGCCGCTGATGAATTCGGACGACGTGCTCGGCGCTGTCTGGTCGCCGGAGGACGGAAGGGTCAGCCCGTCGGACGTCTGCGCCGCCCTCGGCAAAGCCGCGCGCGGCCTCGGCGCCCGCTTCTTCGAGAATTGCGGCGTGACGGGCATCCTGACCGAAAACCGCCGCATCCGCGGCGTCGAGACGGCACGCGGCACGGTCATGTGCGACGCCGTGGCGATTTGCGCCGGCCTGTGGTCGCGCGAGGTCGGCGCGATGGCCAGCGCGCGGGTGCCGCTGCTCGCCTGCGAACATTTCTACCTGCTGACCCGACCGATCGCCGGCATCGCCGGCAACCTGCCGACCCTGTCGGACCACGACCGCCATCTCTACATCCGCGACGACAGCGGCGGCCTGCTGGTCGGCTGTTTCGAGCCGATGGGCAAGCCGATCCCTCCCGGCACGCTGGACGAAACCTTCGAATTCCGCCTCCTGCCCGAGGACTGGGACCATTTCGAGCCGATGATGGAACACGCGCTGCACCGGCTGCCGGCGCTCGAGACGACAGAGGTCCGGATGCTGCTCAACGGCCCGGAAAGTTTCACGCCGGACGGCATGTTCATGCTCGGCGAGACCGCGGAAACGCGCGGTCTGTTCCTCGGCTGCGGCATGAACTCGGTCGGCATCGCCTGCGGCGGCGGCGCGGGCATGAACCTCGCCCACGCCATCGTCTACGGCCACACCGCATACGATCTGTCGGAGGCCGAGCCGAACCGCTTTGCGCCGCAGTTCGACAGTGTCGAGCATCTGATGACCCGCGCGCCGGAAGTGCTCGGCCGGCATTACGAGATCGCCTATCCGGGCCTTCAGCCGGCGACGGCGCGCGGCCAGC
This window harbors:
- a CDS encoding glycine cleavage system protein H, whose translation is MPTVRGCHLPDDLLYDVPNHIWFTETGDGNLRLGMTSVATAMAGNLVAFTPKKVGRSVKAGRSCATVESGKWVGPAKSAAGGEVVEVNEALVEEPSLANQDPYSAWMVVLRPDDWEGVKPTLTPGADVAAPYEAKMDEDGFAGCE
- a CDS encoding FAD-dependent oxidoreductase, with protein sequence MPESLPAHAPVVVIGGGIMGCSTLYHLAQMGVGDAILLERNRLTSGTTWHSAAQVRALRQSRNLTRLIQYSVDLYSRLEAETGQSVGWIQEGSLSIATTPDRLTHIRRQAALARAYGIAAHEIGAGEAKERWPLMNSDDVLGAVWSPEDGRVSPSDVCAALGKAARGLGARFFENCGVTGILTENRRIRGVETARGTVMCDAVAICAGLWSREVGAMASARVPLLACEHFYLLTRPIAGIAGNLPTLSDHDRHLYIRDDSGGLLVGCFEPMGKPIPPGTLDETFEFRLLPEDWDHFEPMMEHALHRLPALETTEVRMLLNGPESFTPDGMFMLGETAETRGLFLGCGMNSVGIACGGGAGMNLAHAIVYGHTAYDLSEAEPNRFAPQFDSVEHLMTRAPEVLGRHYEIAYPGLQPATARGQRRLPLDAEHRAAGAQTGQVYGWERPLWFGGPAEPEPTFGKPDWFDTVKGEVMAAHRAAAVFDGSPFGKIEIKGPDAEAFLQHVCANDMDRPPGSAVYTPVLNERGTYESDITAQRLSGDRYRLFTGAAAIRRDMAWLRRHAGNFDVRLADVTERIAVLGLMGPDSARIAAELGAGVLNGLGYFRTASARIAGHPVRAARLSYVGEAGWELTCRAGDASEVYAALTGAGAVPAGLHAQTSMRIEKGFAAMGHELDGDIGPVEAGLDRFCSRTKPYLGSEAVAERRKTGRRTLATLLFDDPEAVPLGHEPVYSEGKIVGRTTSAAFGYRIGRPVALAHVEAGGIDGRRVEVDIAGARHAARMQLAPAFDHAGDRMRRRSG